The following are encoded together in the Triticum dicoccoides isolate Atlit2015 ecotype Zavitan chromosome 6B, WEW_v2.0, whole genome shotgun sequence genome:
- the LOC119325293 gene encoding zinc finger BED domain-containing protein RICESLEEPER 2-like, protein MGEPKSNDNAMVHDGEMTVSNKMISSSEIVHYREMLHGDIMVQESEIVHGDEMVINGNEMVHGNEMIHSSEMVHGNGMVHGSEMIHSNEMVQVNAMIHSNEMAQVNNMVNGDEMAHGNPLVCAGVSPPTSSRRRKKKSPVWEHFTIQHVPGDKRCRIACCNLCKGTFAYSSGAKIAGTSHLKRHIIQGSCPVIKNQERELALPLAEVADNDGEGTIERPSKRRYRRNGSANATFDQERSSLYLAKLIILHDYPLHIVQQPAFSALIGSLQPCFKLSDVDAMEGEVYAVYLKEKHNLLQALSTMPGRMSLTVGLWITSQTLGYVSIAGQFIDTEWRVHRRVLNFMMVASPHSQDALAEAISRSLFDWGMREKLLAITLDNDCPSHDIYSANLRDHLSNKNGVMLKGQLFVVRCYAHILNAAAQDVIASVHGVISGIRESIKFIKASDSHDEKFAEIALQLEIPGTKTLCLDVTTQWDTTYLMLLAALDYRQAFTILETCDDNYNEAPSAEDWKKVEAASNYLKLLYDSAHSVMAVENPTSDIFFHEAWKLQLELANAAAHEDPVVSSIARDVHESFDKYWKDCNLVLAVAVVMDPRFKMKLVEFSYSKIYGVEAAKYVKVVNDSAHELYKEYVAQPPVYVEQSASGNNTQTTPPSTGDGLQDFDMYLSEIATTQPSKSELEQYLEESLTPRSIQEFDILNWWKLNTLRFPTLSKMARDVLAIPVSTVTTVGSIFSAVTGSRMLDDYRSSLRPEIVEALVCAKDWLPHSPPASQTPTPAMQ, encoded by the coding sequence ATGGGTGAACCAAAGAGCAATGACAATGCAATGGTGCATGATGGGGAGATGACTGTCAGTAACAAGATGATCAGTAGCAGTGAAATTGTTCATTACCGTGAGATGCTCCATGGTGACATTATGGTTCAAGAGAGCGAGATAGTCCATGGTGACGAGATGGTGATCAATGGTAATGAGATGGTCCACGGTAATGAGATGATCCACAGTAGTGAGATGGTCCACGGTAATGGGATGGTCCATGGTAGTGAGATGATCCACAGTAATGAGATGGTTCAAGTTAATGCCATGATCCATAGTAATGAGATGGCTCAAGTTAACAACATGGtcaatggtgatgagatggcccatGGTAATCCATTGGTCTGTGCTGGTGTGAGCCCACCAACCTCATCAAGACGCCGGAAAAAGAAGTCACCAGTCTGGGAGCACTTCACCATTCAACATGTGCCTGGGGATAAGAGATGCCGAATTGCATGCTGCAACCTATGCAAGGGAACCTTTGCATATAGTTCTGGCGCAAAAATTGCAGGTACTAGTCATCTCAAAAGGCACATTATACAGGGTTCATGTCCTGTTATCAAAAACCAAGAGAGGGAACTGGCATTGCCTTTAGCAGAAGTGGCTGACAATGATGGTGAGGGTACCATAGAACGCCCTTCTAAGAGGCGTTACAGGCGAAATGGCTCTGCAAACGCTACATTTGATCAAGAACGTAGCAGCTTGTATCTGGCAAAGCTCATCATTTTGCATGACTACCCACTTCATATTGTTCAACAGCCAGCCTTCAGCGCTCTTATTGGTAGTCTGCAACCGTGTTTCAAGTTGTCAGACGTTGATGCAATGGAGGGAGAAGTGTATGCTGTTTATCTGAAAGAAAAACACAACCTACTGCAAGCATTAAGCACTATGCCTGGAAGGATGAGCCTCACCGTAGGATTATGGATAACTAGTCAGACTCTTGGCTATGTGTCAATTGCGGGGCAGTTTATTGACACGGAGTGGAGAGTGCATCGAAGAGTGCTTAATTTCATGATGGTTGCTTCTCCTCATTCGCAGGATGCACTTGCTGAAGCTATCAGCAGAAGCCTTTTTGACTGGGGCATGAGGGAGAAGCTACTCGCCATCACATTGGATAACGATTGCCCATCTCATGATATCTACAGTGCAAACCTGAGAGATCATCTTTCCAATAAGAACGGCGTCATGCTTAAGGGCCAGCTATTTGTTGTAAGGTGCTATGCACATATCCTGAATGCAGCTGCACAGGATGTGATAGCTTCAGTCCATGGCGTCATCTCTGGTATCCGTGAAAGCATAAAGTTCATAAAAGCCTCTGATAGTCACGACGAAAAGTTTGCTGAGATTGCTCTGCAGCTGGAGATCCCTGGTACCAAGACCCTTTGTCTGGATGTTACAACCCAGTGGGACACCACCTATCTGATGCTCTTGGCTGCCCTGGATTATAGGCAGGCTTTCACTATACTAGAAACATGTGATGATAACTATAATGAAGCACCTTCAGCCGAGGACTGGAAAAAAGTTGAGGCTGCCAGCAATTATTTGAAGCTGCTCTATGACTCCGCTCATAGCGTCATGGCAGTAGAGAACCCAACTTCAGACATCTTTTTCCATGAAGCCTGGAAACTTCAGCTAGAGCTGGCAAATGCCGCAGCACATGAAGATCCAGTTGTCAGCAGCATTGCTAGAGATGTGCACGAGAGTTTTGACAAATACTGGAAAGATTGCAACCTCGTGTTAGCCGTCGCTGTTGTGATGGATCCGCGTTTTAAGATGAAGCTTGTTGAGTTCAGTTACTCGAAAATTTATGGTGTTGAGGCAGCAAAGTATGTTAAGGTGGTGAATGATTCAGCGCATGAGCTTTACAAGGAGTATGTAGCACAGCCACCGGTCTATGTTGAACAATCCGCCAGCGGGAACAATACTCAAACAACTCCACCTTCCACCGGTGATGGTCTTCAAGACTTCGACATGTATCTTTCCGAGATTGCTACAACCCAGCCCTCAAAATCTGAACTGGAGCAGTACCTGGAAGAATCCCTGACGCCACGTAGTATCCAAGAGTTTGACATTCTCAACTGGTGGAAGCTTAACACGCTCAGGTTTCCAACACTCTCGAAGATGGCACGTGATGTCTTGGCCATTCCGGTGTCCACAGTGACCACGGTTGGCTCTATATTTTCCGCAGTAACAGGAAGCCGCATGCTCGATGACTATAGAAGCTCGCTTCGTCCTGAAATCGTGGAGGCACTTGTTTGCGCCAAAGACTGGCTTCCACATTCACCGCCTGCCTCGCAGACACCGACTCCTGCAATGCAGTAG